A window of candidate division KSB1 bacterium contains these coding sequences:
- the gcvH gene encoding glycine cleavage system protein GcvH, giving the protein MKFPVDLLYTKEHEWVRLDGEVATIGISDYAQSELGDIVFVELPAVNTATTQMQPFGTIEAVKTVSELFAPLSGTITEVNAKLAEHAELINQDPYGEGWLIKIKLSNREEVENLLSAEDYQKEIA; this is encoded by the coding sequence ATGAAATTTCCTGTGGACTTGTTGTATACCAAAGAACACGAATGGGTGCGACTCGACGGTGAGGTGGCGACAATCGGCATCAGCGATTATGCGCAGAGCGAACTGGGCGACATCGTGTTTGTCGAGCTTCCTGCCGTCAATACCGCCACGACGCAGATGCAACCGTTTGGCACGATCGAAGCCGTCAAAACCGTTTCGGAGTTGTTCGCGCCCTTGAGCGGAACCATTACGGAAGTGAATGCCAAGCTGGCCGAGCACGCCGAGTTGATCAATCAGGACCCCTACGGCGAGGGCTGGCTGATCAAAATTAAATTATCGAATCGAGAGGAAGTCGAGAATCTTTTATCGGCTGAGGATTATCAGAAAGAGATTGCCTGA
- the accC gene encoding acetyl-CoA carboxylase biotin carboxylase subunit, translated as MKKILIANRGEIALRVIRACKELGIKTVAVYSEADAESLHVRFADEAVCIGPGPSRESYLNIPRLISAAEVTNAEGIHPGYGFLSENAQFAEVCASCDIKFIGPSPEMITAMGDKALAKETMRRAGVPTIPGSNGVLPDVKAALNVAAELGYPVIIKATAGGGGRGMRIVREESELENSFKQAQAEAEAAFGNPSVYMEKYFDHPRHIEVQLIGDMHGNVFSLGERECSIQRKHQKLVEESPSPAITPEIRRRMCEAAVAGAKSVNYVNAGTIEFLYQDGEFYFMEMNTRIQVEHPVTESVFGLDLVKEQIRVARGERLDNINPNFKMRGHAIECRINAEDSENGFRPSPGLIKSLHVPGGIGIRVDTHAYAGYKIPPFYDSLIAKLIAHGKTRPEAIERMERALDEFIIEGISTTIPFHQKVMADHDFQSGKFDTKYLEQFFKRLKMETQPALAA; from the coding sequence TTGAAAAAAATTCTGATTGCCAATCGCGGCGAGATCGCCCTGCGCGTGATTCGCGCGTGCAAGGAATTGGGCATCAAAACCGTGGCGGTTTATTCCGAAGCCGACGCCGAGTCACTGCACGTGCGCTTTGCCGATGAAGCCGTGTGCATCGGGCCCGGGCCGAGCCGTGAAAGTTATTTGAATATTCCGCGTCTGATCAGCGCCGCGGAAGTGACCAATGCCGAGGGGATTCATCCCGGCTATGGTTTTTTGTCGGAGAATGCGCAATTTGCCGAAGTGTGCGCCTCCTGCGATATCAAGTTCATCGGCCCCTCGCCGGAAATGATCACGGCGATGGGCGACAAGGCGCTGGCCAAAGAAACCATGCGGCGAGCCGGCGTGCCGACGATTCCCGGCAGTAACGGCGTGCTGCCTGATGTCAAAGCCGCGTTGAACGTGGCGGCGGAGCTCGGCTATCCGGTCATCATCAAAGCCACAGCCGGCGGCGGCGGTCGGGGCATGCGCATCGTGCGCGAAGAAAGCGAATTGGAAAATTCCTTCAAACAGGCGCAAGCCGAGGCCGAAGCCGCATTTGGAAACCCTTCGGTTTACATGGAAAAATATTTCGACCATCCACGCCACATCGAAGTGCAACTGATCGGCGACATGCACGGCAACGTTTTCTCCCTGGGCGAGCGCGAATGTTCGATTCAGCGCAAGCACCAGAAGCTGGTGGAAGAATCGCCGTCGCCGGCCATCACGCCGGAAATTCGCCGGCGCATGTGCGAGGCGGCGGTCGCCGGCGCCAAAAGCGTCAACTACGTCAACGCCGGCACGATTGAATTTCTCTACCAGGACGGCGAGTTTTATTTCATGGAGATGAACACGCGCATTCAAGTCGAGCATCCAGTGACCGAGTCGGTGTTTGGCCTGGATTTGGTGAAAGAACAGATTCGCGTGGCGCGCGGCGAGCGGCTGGACAACATCAATCCGAATTTCAAAATGCGCGGCCATGCGATCGAGTGCCGCATTAACGCCGAAGATTCGGAAAACGGATTTCGGCCATCACCGGGTTTGATCAAGTCGTTGCACGTGCCCGGCGGCATCGGCATTCGCGTCGACACGCATGCCTACGCCGGTTATAAAATTCCGCCGTTTTACGACTCATTGATTGCCAAGTTGATCGCGCACGGCAAAACCCGGCCCGAGGCCATCGAACGCATGGAACGGGCGCTGGACGAATTCATCATCGAAGGCATCAGCACGACGATACCATTTCATCAAAAAGTGATGGCCGATCACGATTTTCAATCCGGCAAGTTTGATACGAAATACCTCGAGCAGTTTTTCAAGCGGCTCAAAATGGAGACGCAGCCGGCTTTGGCGGCGTGA
- the accB gene encoding acetyl-CoA carboxylase biotin carboxyl carrier protein, translating into MNEDEIRRLVKIVEESGIADLEVSRWGRKVKISKYPSNSHLAPPFPMTHVQIPTAATPAPAVSPSPAPSGELPKTAAEAPAPAKNLIEIKSPMVGTFYRAPGPDADPYVQIGTTVSKGQVLCIIEAMKLMNEIEAEFPCRIAEILVENGQPVEYNQPLFRVEKT; encoded by the coding sequence ATGAATGAAGACGAAATCCGGCGATTGGTGAAAATCGTCGAAGAGAGTGGCATCGCGGACCTGGAAGTCTCCCGGTGGGGACGCAAGGTCAAAATTTCGAAATACCCAAGCAATTCCCACCTGGCGCCGCCGTTTCCGATGACGCACGTGCAAATTCCCACCGCAGCCACGCCGGCTCCGGCGGTGTCACCGTCTCCGGCGCCGTCTGGTGAGCTGCCCAAAACCGCTGCGGAAGCACCAGCCCCAGCCAAAAATCTCATTGAGATCAAATCGCCGATGGTTGGCACGTTCTATCGCGCGCCGGGACCGGATGCCGATCCTTACGTTCAAATCGGCACCACGGTGAGCAAGGGCCAGGTTTTGTGCATCATCGAAGCCATGAAGTTAATGAACGAAATCGAAGCCGAATTTCCATGCCGGATTGCCGAAATTCTCGTTGAAAACGGCCAACCGGTCGAATATAACCAGCCGCTCTTTCGGGTCGAAAAAACTTGA